CTCCTGCGATCACCTTCAGCAATGTGCTCTTCCCGCTCCCGTTTTCTCCGATAATGCCGATGGTCTCTCCGCGCTTTACTGTAAAGCTGACATCGCGCAGTGCCCAGAACTCCTCATAGCTGTATCTGTTTCCTTTGAGCAAGCCAGTGACGTTCTCGTATACCGTGCGCCTTTTCTCATGTGGGATTTTGAAGCGCTTGGAGACCTTCTCCACTATGATAGCGTCCTTCTCTTCTCTATGGGGTTTTGGTTGCTGGAACATGGTTACACCTCCTCGGCAAACCTGCGGGATAGTTTTCTAAATAATGCAGTTCCGGTCATGAGCAGCATTATTCCAAATATAAGAACAATAATAAAATCGAAACTTTTGGGAATAGTTCCATTAAGAAGTATATCCCGGTACATATTGATTAATCTCGTTATCGGGTTCAGCATATAGTAGAATTCGTACTTTGCTGGTACCAGGGACAGCGGATAAATAATTGGGGACAGGAAAAACCCAACCTGAAGCACAATATCCCATATCTGGTTTAAGTCCCTGTAATAAACGTATAATGAAGCAAGGATTAAGCCTGTGCTGTAAATTATCAGGAAATACATCAAATGAACCACTGGAAACAGCAAGACTGTAAATGATATCCCTGCCCCCAATATAATTAACAATGGTATGAGCACAGAAAACTCAAGGAGAGAACTTATTAAACCAGATATCACTATACTGAGAGTCAATATTTCGCGTGGAATATAAATTTTAGTAACCAGGCTCGATTTACCAACTATAGAGCCCATGGCAGACGATGTTCCGATAGCAAAAAAGCGCCATGCAAGGATGCCAGTCAATAAGTATACAACAAAATTCTCCTGGCTTTTAAAGATGTTGCTGAAGACAAAATACAGGATGAGCATCATCAGCAATGGATTCAGCATTGACCATGCGAATCCCAGCACCGAGCTTGAGTATTTAGTTTTTAGGTCGCTAATCACAAGGTTTTTTATAAGTTCCTTATATTCAAAAAAATACATGGTCATTAAATCCCTGCTCTTCCCTGAGCCGTCCTGTCTTATTATGCCCACGGTAGTTATAAAGAGCTAACATCAGTATTTATTCCTCTGCAACTGCTTGTAAAGCTCGCTGGTATATTTCGTCTCTTCTCCAGAAACCTGCGTCGTTGCGAAGTCTATCCAGTTCCTCTCGAAGTGATGCCGCCCTGCCCGATAACTTCGCACGGATCAAAATCCCAATCGTTCCCGTAATTTGTAAACCATACACCTTCGCCACTCTTCTTGCTTCTAACTCATCCAGAAAAATCACCTCTGGATGTCGCTCAATCGCTAATGCGATAGTTTCA
This Methanosarcinales archaeon DNA region includes the following protein-coding sequences:
- a CDS encoding ABC transporter permease, with the translated sequence MYFFEYKELIKNLVISDLKTKYSSSVLGFAWSMLNPLLMMLILYFVFSNIFKSQENFVVYLLTGILAWRFFAIGTSSAMGSIVGKSSLVTKIYIPREILTLSIVISGLISSLLEFSVLIPLLIILGAGISFTVLLFPVVHLMYFLIIYSTGLILASLYVYYRDLNQIWDIVLQVGFFLSPIIYPLSLVPAKYEFYYMLNPITRLINMYRDILLNGTIPKSFDFIIVLIFGIMLLMTGTALFRKLSRRFAEEV
- a CDS encoding DUF3368 domain-containing protein; amino-acid sequence: RGAREVKEACNSGWIEVIIPTNETVVRLLERELHKGEAETIALAIERHPEVIFLDELEARRVAKVYGLQITGTIGILIRAKLSGRAASLREELDRLRNDAGFWRRDEIYQRALQAVAEE